Proteins from a genomic interval of Dendropsophus ebraccatus isolate aDenEbr1 chromosome 6, aDenEbr1.pat, whole genome shotgun sequence:
- the LOC138795098 gene encoding C-C motif chemokine 19-like — translation MCTMKVMLSLVLLAASAIYMASADKNSNCCTKVSRGKPNPSMQIESYYIQTASPPCVEAVMFVSGNRIICAHPNLPWVKKKLQELRKKEEDNKKTK, via the exons ATGTGCACCATGAAAGTAATGCTGAGCCTGGTCCTGCTGGCTGCATCCGCCATCTATATGGCCTCTGCCG ACAAGAATAGCAACTGCTGCACCAAGGTCTCCAGGGGGAAACCCAACCCTTCAATGCAGATCGAAAGTTACTACATCCAGACAGCGAGTCCTCCATGTGTTGAAGCTGTGAT GTTTGTGTCAGGAAACAGGATTATTTGTGCCCATCCTAACCTGCCCTGGGTGAAGAAGAAGCTACAAGAGCTCAG AAAAAAGGAAGAAGACAACAAGAAGACCAAGTAA